Proteins from one Leptospira johnsonii genomic window:
- a CDS encoding acyl-CoA thioesterase → MSQVSNQESFIFKTELMVRRSDTRSATVVGGLFVSHLTYETFIPLVNEVFDAFLESYTWSKANIAGANIIIPKMEVEYKSEAKAGDVLEFSAGIFNLGKKSCELHISASQKVSKEEVGFAKIFLVFYDYVSKKTLEIPSEFRAKF, encoded by the coding sequence ATGTCACAAGTCTCCAACCAAGAGTCTTTTATCTTCAAGACAGAATTAATGGTCCGCAGATCCGATACCAGGAGCGCCACTGTGGTAGGTGGACTTTTTGTTTCTCACCTAACATACGAAACTTTCATCCCTCTTGTGAACGAAGTATTTGATGCATTCTTAGAGTCCTACACTTGGTCCAAGGCAAATATTGCGGGAGCAAATATCATCATCCCTAAAATGGAAGTGGAATATAAGTCCGAAGCAAAAGCAGGAGACGTTTTGGAATTTTCCGCTGGAATTTTTAATTTAGGGAAGAAGTCTTGCGAGCTGCATATTTCCGCTTCTCAAAAAGTTTCCAAAGAAGAAGTGGGATTTGCAAAAATTTTCCTAGTCTTTTACGACTATGTTTCTAAAAAAACCTTGGAGATCCCGTCCGAATTCAGGGCGAAATTCTAA
- a CDS encoding CoA-transferase: protein MPQESKHQTTKILSDPDSLVREFVKPRMYLHLATTMSRPNALIYSLSRVFEGTNPEFTISVAGIHSSAHCLALSGIVKKMITGFAGDNYPKPSPNSLYKDLMRGKPFELELWSLLTLVQRLMAGAMKLPSFVSNSLVGSDLITDKLGKTAFLYHKPTEGNPFGEAASPHLVTESRGTREKDMVVLLPLCPEITLVHGVVADEDGNIVLSQPGGEAAWGALAATKGVIATVEKIVPRGTVPPELVHIPSTKVLGIAPARFGAHPQSLRVQGFPEIPAFEGVESYLDDYEFQMEANKAAGIPAKAEKWYKENVMLSGGHEDYLDLIGEVRLRRLKMTPPEHSLSSPENPKTVNDSEQMIILAARAIIEKVKTKGYKTILAGIGAAHIAAWTAAKLLEKEGIHIKIVAELGFYGMKPFAGDVFLFSQLHTRHCSMLSDIVSILGTIVPDDCLGVIGAAEVDWFGNINSVLDGKGNFLVGSGGANDIVSAADTIVVAKANRFRFVRKVKHITSPGERVVEAVCQFGRFQRSSFSDHPFELTSWLAPASDEEMEPEEAVLRYTLWLPPDEDLSIPQEPEINSDELTALRELDPERIYTEQFMVYTRLP, encoded by the coding sequence ATGCCACAAGAATCGAAACATCAAACTACTAAGATTCTTTCCGATCCTGATTCCCTTGTGCGGGAATTCGTCAAGCCTCGCATGTACTTACACTTGGCCACGACAATGTCTAGGCCGAATGCACTTATCTATTCTCTCTCCAGAGTTTTTGAAGGAACAAATCCGGAGTTCACTATAAGCGTTGCGGGTATTCATTCCAGCGCTCATTGTCTCGCTCTTTCCGGCATCGTGAAAAAGATGATCACTGGTTTTGCCGGAGATAATTATCCTAAACCAAGTCCCAACAGTTTATATAAGGACTTGATGAGAGGGAAACCTTTCGAGTTGGAACTTTGGTCCCTTCTCACCTTAGTGCAAAGATTGATGGCGGGTGCCATGAAACTTCCGAGCTTTGTTTCTAACTCTTTGGTAGGGTCTGACCTGATTACGGACAAATTGGGAAAGACCGCATTCTTATATCATAAGCCTACCGAAGGAAATCCTTTCGGAGAAGCTGCAAGCCCTCATCTAGTTACCGAAAGCAGAGGAACCAGAGAAAAGGACATGGTGGTTCTTCTTCCACTCTGCCCCGAGATCACATTGGTCCACGGAGTAGTAGCTGACGAAGACGGGAACATAGTACTTTCTCAACCTGGAGGAGAAGCGGCCTGGGGTGCGCTTGCAGCGACAAAGGGTGTGATCGCAACTGTGGAGAAGATCGTACCAAGAGGAACAGTTCCTCCTGAACTAGTGCATATACCGAGTACGAAAGTTTTAGGCATTGCTCCTGCAAGATTCGGGGCTCATCCTCAATCCTTGAGAGTGCAAGGTTTTCCCGAGATCCCCGCATTCGAAGGAGTGGAATCTTATCTGGACGATTACGAATTCCAAATGGAGGCCAATAAGGCGGCAGGCATTCCCGCCAAGGCCGAAAAATGGTATAAAGAAAATGTAATGTTATCCGGAGGCCATGAAGATTATCTGGATCTGATCGGAGAAGTCAGGCTCAGACGTTTAAAAATGACTCCTCCGGAACATTCTCTTTCTTCTCCCGAAAATCCAAAAACAGTAAACGACTCGGAACAGATGATCATTCTTGCAGCAAGAGCGATCATAGAGAAGGTCAAGACAAAAGGGTATAAAACCATTCTCGCAGGAATTGGAGCCGCACATATAGCTGCCTGGACAGCAGCCAAACTTCTGGAAAAAGAAGGGATCCATATCAAGATCGTTGCGGAGCTTGGATTTTACGGAATGAAACCTTTTGCGGGTGATGTCTTTCTTTTCAGTCAACTTCATACTCGGCACTGCTCAATGTTGTCGGATATAGTAAGTATCTTGGGAACAATCGTACCTGATGACTGTTTGGGAGTGATCGGCGCCGCAGAAGTGGACTGGTTCGGAAATATCAACTCGGTCTTGGATGGAAAAGGGAACTTCTTAGTTGGATCCGGAGGAGCAAACGATATCGTATCCGCAGCGGACACGATCGTAGTAGCAAAGGCCAACCGTTTTCGTTTCGTGAGAAAAGTAAAACATATCACTTCTCCCGGCGAAAGAGTGGTAGAAGCGGTATGTCAGTTCGGTAGATTTCAAAGGTCTTCTTTTTCGGACCATCCTTTCGAATTAACTTCCTGGCTTGCCCCCGCTTCCGACGAAGAAATGGAACCAGAAGAAGCCGTTCTAAGATATACACTTTGGCTTCCCCCCGACGAAGATCTTTCCATCCCCCAAGAGCCTGAGATCAATTCGGATGAATTGACTGCTCTCAGAGAATTAGATCCGGAAAGAATTTATACGGAACAATTTATGGTGTACACTCGTTTGCCTTAA
- a CDS encoding ketoacyl-ACP synthase III produces the protein MANSKNLVSNGVRITGIGHYLPERIVTNDEIRPRLKYPEMHPAERAVIGNIGVTERRRANEKETAQFMAAETSKMILKDAGKKAEDVDLFILANWTDRLYLPDLAPQASKLAGTSNSLAFDICTACTGFVHGVQMASAFLSSGKFKSALVIGSERFSIRTKMNGYGEFTAGDAAAGVLLEYTGNKEFGIIDSFLKDDGDLSNIIEIGPGPNFYIKSYPELVTNAADLTLSSMDDLLKKNGLELEDIDWVIPHPGTDVVVQDVLKRTKFPREKILFNFERMGNTSAASIPVALSEYYYKGIVKKGDLILSPAVGAGFYWGGLLYRL, from the coding sequence ATGGCGAATTCTAAAAACCTAGTTTCGAACGGGGTTCGAATCACCGGGATTGGACATTATCTCCCGGAAAGGATCGTCACTAACGACGAAATTCGCCCTAGATTAAAATATCCTGAAATGCATCCCGCAGAAAGAGCAGTCATCGGTAATATTGGCGTAACGGAAAGAAGAAGGGCGAACGAAAAAGAAACCGCTCAGTTCATGGCGGCGGAAACCTCCAAAATGATCCTGAAAGACGCAGGAAAAAAAGCAGAAGATGTGGACTTATTCATTCTAGCAAATTGGACGGACCGGCTTTATCTTCCGGATCTGGCTCCCCAAGCTTCCAAACTTGCAGGGACTTCCAATTCATTAGCATTCGATATTTGTACCGCTTGTACCGGTTTTGTTCACGGAGTACAAATGGCATCAGCGTTCTTAAGCAGCGGTAAATTTAAGAGCGCACTCGTGATCGGTAGCGAAAGATTTTCTATTAGGACCAAAATGAACGGTTATGGAGAATTCACTGCAGGTGATGCGGCTGCAGGAGTTCTTTTAGAATATACCGGAAATAAAGAATTCGGTATCATCGACTCCTTTTTGAAAGATGACGGAGATCTTTCCAATATCATCGAAATTGGACCAGGACCGAATTTTTATATAAAAAGTTATCCGGAACTTGTGACTAACGCTGCAGATCTCACACTTTCTTCTATGGACGATCTATTAAAAAAGAATGGTCTAGAGTTAGAAGACATAGACTGGGTCATCCCTCATCCGGGAACAGATGTGGTAGTGCAGGACGTTCTCAAAAGAACAAAATTCCCTAGAGAAAAAATACTTTTTAATTTTGAAAGAATGGGAAATACTTCCGCAGCATCCATCCCAGTAGCATTATCCGAATATTATTATAAAGGGATCGTCAAAAAGGGAGACTTGATCCTTTCCCCTGCGGTAGGAGCCGGATTTTATTGGGGCGGACTTTTGTATCGCCTCTGA
- a CDS encoding protein kinase domain-containing protein, with product MIVTGFELKERLNAESASEVYKAVRKEDSKSVIIKFLPVLDELHPSVVNLRNEFEILNLLSSGYFVKPIKFEKLQDGFALFMDFVPGGSLKDFISKKPMTLSDFFPISIQLAERLSEIHSKKIIHKDLKPENIIFNKDEKQVRIIDFGISTRLNKEETSWSAPNILEGSIHYVSPEQTGRMNRSVDYRSDFYSLGITYYEMLLGKLPFDGDDLLQLVHSHLAKIPTSPKEARSEIPTVLSEIIMKLLAKNAEDRYQTARGLQGDLEKAFALWKEKTDFPSFPLAQTDFSTEFKIPQKLYGRDEYIKTLLDEFKSVATNGRSRMVLIGGYSGVGKSSLVKEINKPLTESKGYFISGKFDQYNRNLPFSAIIQVFSSLVELILTESPERIEAWKSKIKKAIGANGKVVTDVIPELEIIIGKQEPVPELGPQENANRFYIVFQNFIKVFANPDHPLAIFLDDMQWADTASLELLKNLMEDVTVNYLFIILAYRDNEVDSSHPFQVLLDTLEKEGLDPYKIVLQPLALKDVRQLLSDSLYIPEDKTVELAEIIHSKTGGNPFFIGELLKQLAKEDSVYFDQGSGKPGEGLWKWDIAKIRNTKISDNVVELLVNRIRKLSPKIQETLELAACIGSSFDLALLTRILETDYKTALSSLQETIAEELIVPIGENYRLAESFEETQANKEKNYQTAKTVTFRFQHDRVQQAAYEIIEEEKKKKIRLQLGRFLIEGADSKHIEDNIFDIANHMNIGSGLITEPAEKLKLAQLDLIAGKKAKNSTAYKPALSYIAKARELLFLLPEASQGDDALWNAKYELCYSIFRELGETQYLTGNFEDSQKTIDTLLKYARSPIEKADACNLLIIQYSALGKFDLALPMIIKALQPLGVDIPEKDHEKVTGEEIEIVNKALEGKTVDSLLDLPLIQKQEQIMAVNLLISAIPTVYNFALSLFPIVSLKMVNLFLKYGNLSDPYGYSMYAILLTSGFQQYRRGYEFAELAVKVSEKYKNPSGITKAANILANYTTPFVRHLKYSEEINHRGIQASLESGEFLHGGYCAMNDAVNVVLQSKNLELVKPKIDGLLKFTRKVKNNLAIDTVLASALVVSNLRGKTTSHLEFSIEEMNESEYIELCNSHQSPFPVCLFKIMKARTLLSYGEAESALKELEESESMLGFISGQIAVEEHGYLYSLAMAANYKLSTQEQKAKFLERIKKNQQKLKLLSENAPENFEHKYLLVEAELARLEYKNWKAAKTYEQAVQLAGKNEYYNDEALAAELASKFWFSKGSAKIGSQYIAEAYQKYGRWGAIKKQELLKTKFPEFIREKGRDTFRTTRTIGTLSTRTASATEVYSGQTLDFQSILKSSTAISGEIKLESLLDTLMQISIENVGAEKGVMILRRDGKLFVEAEGSTTDDEIRVLQGIPIQESKNIPISVIYYVERTKEDLVLRNAFADEKFNKDPYIRERKTKSVLCSPIIKQGELIGILYLENNLSEAAFTSDRLQTISILSSQAAISIDNALLYANLESKVAERTKELAQANDDLALKNQHITDSITYSLNIQQAILPSSEVLGNALSDYFVVFRPKDIVSGDFYWFSKQEDTIYIASVDCTGHGVPGALMSMIGNTLLNQIVNEIGITDPGSILEDLHKKVRQALKQDMDQTNSRDGMDLCLLKIEGNNLYFAGAKRPIFIGKGGVLTEIKGDRFSIGGRQKEETRKFTTHSIPLEKGIRTSVYLTTDGFMDQPNPDRQKIGTKGLLNFLSGIEHLSCEEQKERLESFLLAHQNGEAQRDDITLVGVILGGR from the coding sequence ATGATCGTAACAGGGTTCGAACTAAAAGAAAGACTGAATGCCGAATCTGCGTCCGAAGTTTATAAAGCTGTCCGTAAAGAGGACAGTAAGTCCGTTATCATCAAATTTCTTCCGGTTTTGGACGAATTACATCCTTCCGTTGTTAATCTTAGGAACGAATTCGAGATCCTAAATTTACTTTCTTCCGGTTATTTTGTTAAACCGATTAAGTTCGAAAAACTCCAAGACGGGTTCGCACTTTTTATGGATTTCGTGCCTGGAGGTTCCCTAAAGGATTTTATCTCCAAAAAGCCGATGACACTTTCGGACTTTTTTCCCATCTCCATCCAACTTGCAGAAAGACTCAGCGAGATACATTCCAAAAAGATCATACACAAAGACTTAAAACCTGAGAACATAATATTCAATAAGGATGAAAAACAGGTCCGGATCATAGACTTCGGGATTTCCACCAGGTTAAATAAAGAAGAGACTTCCTGGTCTGCACCTAATATTTTAGAAGGTTCCATCCATTACGTTTCTCCTGAGCAGACGGGAAGAATGAACCGTTCCGTGGATTACAGAAGCGATTTTTATTCTTTAGGGATCACCTATTACGAAATGCTCCTTGGAAAACTTCCGTTCGACGGGGACGATCTTTTACAATTAGTACATTCTCATCTGGCTAAGATCCCGACCTCTCCAAAAGAAGCAAGATCCGAAATCCCCACTGTACTTTCAGAAATTATAATGAAGCTTCTGGCAAAAAATGCAGAAGACAGATACCAGACAGCAAGAGGACTCCAGGGAGATTTGGAAAAGGCATTCGCTCTCTGGAAAGAAAAGACCGATTTCCCATCTTTCCCTCTTGCCCAAACCGATTTTTCCACGGAATTCAAGATCCCTCAGAAACTCTATGGAAGGGACGAGTATATAAAAACTCTTCTGGATGAATTCAAATCTGTAGCTACAAACGGAAGATCCAGAATGGTTTTGATCGGAGGTTATTCCGGTGTAGGAAAATCCTCACTTGTGAAGGAGATCAATAAACCTCTCACTGAATCCAAAGGTTATTTTATCTCGGGAAAGTTCGACCAATACAATCGGAACCTGCCCTTCTCCGCTATCATCCAAGTATTCTCCAGTTTGGTGGAATTGATCCTAACTGAATCTCCAGAAAGAATTGAAGCTTGGAAGAGTAAGATCAAAAAAGCGATAGGCGCCAATGGGAAAGTGGTTACAGATGTGATCCCGGAATTGGAGATCATTATCGGAAAACAGGAACCTGTTCCGGAACTTGGTCCCCAAGAGAATGCAAACCGTTTTTATATAGTATTCCAAAACTTCATTAAGGTTTTTGCAAATCCTGATCATCCCCTTGCGATCTTCCTGGATGACATGCAATGGGCAGACACCGCTTCCTTGGAACTTCTCAAAAATCTGATGGAAGATGTAACCGTAAATTATCTTTTCATCATATTGGCATACAGAGACAACGAAGTGGATTCTTCCCACCCTTTCCAAGTATTGTTGGATACTTTGGAAAAAGAAGGATTAGATCCATATAAGATCGTGCTCCAGCCTTTGGCATTAAAAGATGTAAGACAATTACTCTCAGACAGTCTTTATATTCCGGAAGATAAAACCGTAGAACTGGCGGAGATCATCCATTCCAAAACGGGAGGAAATCCGTTCTTTATCGGGGAACTTCTAAAACAACTCGCCAAAGAGGACTCTGTCTATTTCGATCAGGGCTCCGGAAAACCGGGAGAAGGTCTCTGGAAATGGGACATCGCCAAGATCAGAAATACCAAGATTTCGGATAACGTAGTAGAACTTTTAGTAAATAGGATCCGTAAACTTTCTCCTAAGATCCAAGAAACCTTGGAATTGGCCGCGTGTATCGGAAGTAGTTTTGATCTAGCACTTCTGACCCGGATCTTAGAAACGGATTACAAAACTGCACTCAGCTCTTTACAAGAAACCATCGCGGAAGAATTGATCGTCCCGATCGGAGAGAACTATCGTCTCGCGGAATCTTTCGAAGAAACACAAGCGAATAAGGAAAAAAATTACCAGACTGCGAAAACAGTGACGTTCCGATTCCAACACGATAGGGTCCAACAAGCTGCTTACGAAATTATAGAAGAAGAAAAGAAAAAGAAGATCCGTTTACAATTGGGAAGATTCCTGATAGAAGGGGCGGACTCAAAACATATCGAAGACAATATTTTCGATATTGCAAATCACATGAATATCGGCTCCGGGCTAATTACCGAACCTGCGGAAAAACTAAAACTGGCTCAATTGGATCTTATCGCAGGGAAGAAGGCCAAAAATTCCACAGCATACAAACCGGCTCTCTCCTATATCGCAAAAGCCAGAGAATTACTCTTCCTTCTTCCGGAAGCTTCTCAAGGAGACGACGCTCTTTGGAATGCAAAATACGAACTTTGTTATTCTATCTTCAGGGAATTAGGCGAAACCCAATATCTAACAGGGAATTTTGAAGATTCTCAAAAAACCATAGATACACTTTTAAAGTATGCAAGATCTCCGATCGAAAAGGCGGATGCTTGTAACTTGCTCATCATTCAATATTCCGCTCTTGGAAAATTCGACCTTGCTCTTCCTATGATTATTAAAGCGCTCCAACCTTTGGGTGTGGATATTCCTGAAAAAGATCATGAAAAAGTAACCGGAGAAGAGATAGAGATCGTAAACAAGGCACTGGAAGGAAAGACTGTAGATTCCTTGTTGGACCTCCCACTGATCCAAAAACAGGAACAGATCATGGCGGTAAATCTTTTGATCAGCGCCATTCCTACCGTTTACAATTTTGCATTATCCCTTTTCCCGATCGTTTCCTTGAAGATGGTAAACCTATTCTTGAAATACGGAAATCTTTCCGATCCTTACGGATATTCCATGTATGCGATCCTTCTTACTTCAGGATTCCAGCAGTACAGAAGAGGTTATGAATTCGCGGAACTTGCCGTCAAGGTGAGTGAAAAATACAAGAACCCGAGCGGGATCACTAAGGCAGCGAATATTCTCGCAAACTATACCACTCCTTTCGTAAGACATCTAAAATATTCGGAAGAGATCAACCATAGAGGGATCCAGGCCAGTTTGGAATCCGGGGAATTCCTACATGGTGGTTACTGCGCAATGAACGACGCAGTCAATGTGGTTCTACAATCCAAAAATTTAGAATTAGTAAAACCTAAAATAGACGGTCTTTTAAAATTTACTCGTAAGGTAAAAAATAACTTAGCTATCGATACTGTTCTGGCATCCGCATTAGTAGTTTCTAACCTAAGAGGAAAGACTACTTCTCATTTGGAATTCTCCATCGAGGAAATGAATGAGAGCGAATATATCGAATTATGTAATTCTCACCAAAGCCCTTTCCCTGTTTGTCTTTTCAAGATCATGAAGGCAAGGACACTTCTCAGCTATGGAGAAGCGGAAAGCGCATTAAAAGAATTAGAAGAATCCGAAAGTATGCTCGGGTTTATTTCCGGCCAAATAGCAGTCGAAGAACATGGGTATTTATACTCTCTCGCAATGGCTGCGAACTATAAACTTTCTACCCAAGAACAAAAAGCAAAGTTCTTAGAAAGGATCAAGAAGAACCAACAGAAACTCAAACTTCTTTCCGAAAACGCTCCGGAAAACTTCGAGCACAAATATCTTTTGGTAGAAGCTGAACTTGCAAGACTAGAATACAAAAACTGGAAAGCAGCTAAAACGTACGAACAAGCAGTACAACTTGCAGGCAAAAACGAATATTATAACGACGAAGCCTTAGCCGCGGAACTCGCATCCAAATTCTGGTTCTCCAAAGGGAGTGCCAAGATCGGATCCCAGTACATCGCAGAGGCCTACCAAAAGTACGGAAGATGGGGAGCGATTAAAAAGCAGGAACTTCTCAAAACCAAATTCCCGGAATTCATTCGAGAAAAAGGAAGAGATACTTTCCGAACTACACGCACCATCGGAACTTTAAGCACAAGGACCGCTTCCGCTACTGAAGTATATTCAGGCCAGACCCTGGACTTCCAGTCCATTCTGAAAAGTTCCACCGCTATCTCCGGAGAGATCAAACTAGAGTCCCTATTGGATACTTTGATGCAGATCTCTATAGAGAACGTGGGCGCCGAAAAAGGTGTAATGATCTTAAGAAGGGATGGAAAACTTTTCGTAGAAGCGGAAGGAAGTACTACCGATGACGAGATCAGAGTTCTTCAGGGAATTCCGATCCAAGAAAGTAAAAATATACCGATCAGCGTTATTTACTATGTAGAGAGGACAAAAGAAGATCTGGTTCTCAGGAACGCGTTTGCGGATGAGAAGTTCAACAAGGACCCGTATATTAGAGAAAGGAAAACAAAATCCGTTCTATGTTCTCCGATCATCAAACAAGGGGAACTGATCGGTATTCTATATTTGGAAAATAATCTTTCCGAGGCGGCATTCACTTCGGATAGATTGCAGACAATCTCCATTCTATCTTCTCAGGCAGCGATCTCCATCGATAACGCATTACTTTATGCGAATTTGGAAAGCAAGGTCGCAGAAAGGACTAAAGAATTAGCTCAAGCCAACGACGATTTGGCATTAAAAAATCAGCATATTACAGATAGTATTACATATTCTTTGAATATCCAGCAGGCAATTTTACCTTCTTCTGAAGTATTAGGAAACGCACTTTCCGATTATTTCGTGGTATTCCGTCCAAAAGATATAGTATCCGGAGATTTTTACTGGTTTTCAAAACAGGAAGACACAATATATATCGCATCCGTCGATTGTACCGGTCACGGAGTTCCTGGAGCTCTTATGTCCATGATTGGAAATACTTTGCTCAATCAGATCGTGAACGAAATTGGTATTACCGATCCGGGTTCTATTTTAGAAGATTTGCATAAAAAGGTTAGACAGGCCCTCAAACAAGACATGGACCAAACAAATTCCAGAGATGGAATGGACCTTTGTTTATTAAAGATTGAAGGAAACAATTTATACTTTGCGGGAGCAAAACGGCCTATTTTTATTGGAAAAGGCGGAGTCTTGACCGAAATTAAAGGTGATAGATTCTCGATCGGCGGAAGGCAAAAAGAAGAAACGCGAAAATTTACTACACACTCCATTCCCTTGGAAAAAGGAATACGTACGAGTGTTTACTTAACCACGGACGGCTTTATGGACCAGCCGAATCCGGACCGACAAAAAATCGGTACCAAAGGCTTGCTAAACTTCTTAAGCGGGATAGAACATCTTTCCTGCGAAGAACAAAAAGAACGTTTAGAATCCTTCCTGTTAGCCCACCAAAATGGAGAGGCCCAGCGGGACGACATAACACTAGTCGGTGTGATACTGGGGGGAAGATAA
- a CDS encoding SiaB family protein kinase, whose translation MMENEVINLFKTYQETSEYNLLVSFKGRLSQEVLTELGSMIRTSLSTESKIKKIFAVFIELAQNMLHYSAERKINEEQKDAGVGILIVRENSIGYHVASGNLVLNEKIEFLTERIQKINSMNKDELKSFYQQQLRSERPEDSKGAGVGLIDIARKSDGPLVFRFDKLDGKLSFFTISAFFTKEN comes from the coding sequence ATGATGGAAAATGAAGTCATAAATCTATTTAAGACTTATCAGGAAACCAGCGAATACAATCTGCTCGTATCCTTTAAGGGGAGGCTGTCTCAAGAAGTTCTTACTGAACTTGGATCTATGATCCGGACTTCTTTGAGCACGGAATCCAAAATTAAGAAAATTTTTGCGGTATTTATTGAACTAGCGCAAAATATGCTGCACTACTCGGCTGAGCGCAAAATTAACGAAGAGCAGAAAGACGCAGGCGTAGGGATCCTCATAGTTAGGGAAAATTCGATTGGCTACCATGTTGCTTCGGGAAATTTGGTACTAAACGAGAAGATCGAATTTTTGACCGAAAGGATCCAAAAAATCAACTCCATGAATAAGGACGAATTAAAGTCCTTCTACCAACAGCAACTTAGATCGGAGAGGCCGGAAGATAGCAAAGGAGCAGGCGTGGGATTAATCGATATTGCCAGGAAGTCAGACGGACCTCTGGTGTTTCGTTTCGATAAATTGGATGGCAAACTATCCTTTTTTACAATCTCCGCATTCTTTACGAAGGAAAACTAA
- a CDS encoding DUF1987 domain-containing protein has product MESLHIQQTKTSPEIILESDKGLAEIIGESYPENAMAFYKPVFEWLSAIQTAGKQIQFRFQMDYFNTSSSKVIMDILDNLQKYHDKGGKVEVEWLYKEDDEDMQETGEEFSSDLSLPFKMKSYK; this is encoded by the coding sequence ATGGAATCCTTACATATACAACAGACTAAAACTTCACCGGAAATCATCTTAGAATCGGACAAGGGGCTCGCGGAAATCATCGGAGAATCTTATCCAGAAAACGCAATGGCGTTTTACAAACCAGTCTTCGAGTGGTTGTCAGCAATCCAAACTGCAGGAAAGCAGATCCAGTTCCGTTTTCAAATGGATTATTTTAACACTAGCTCTTCCAAAGTGATCATGGATATTTTGGACAATCTCCAGAAGTATCATGACAAAGGCGGAAAGGTAGAAGTCGAGTGGCTTTATAAAGAAGACGACGAAGACATGCAGGAAACAGGAGAGGAATTCTCTTCCGATTTGTCCCTGCCTTTCAAAATGAAATCTTATAAGTAA
- a CDS encoding adenylate/guanylate cyclase domain-containing protein, which translates to MEKNETSNSKEQNTFFEQEFKLLSDVQSFLEDSNAKEDPRQKLRTIVGSYEALLKQSSKIMKIGDSTQHRLLKTQEALTDSNIMLEAAYMDLKLVTEIGKIITSSLEPKIIIQSVYENTKSIVPMDVLAFGIYDEEKKEIKYKFCVIDGRYVPAPSVDSLEEDNPSSYCVKQQKELITLDIEKDFPNYLADIRKHFGENSQSALYFPLKVEERLIGILTVHSYSKNAFQPNQLNILRTLANYVAIGVDNADAYRTLSKRNKELKDSLEKIEVLNKSIEEERQKSENLLLNILPRSIADRLKGGEGVIADYFPSSTVLFADIVGFSKLTTKIQTPTRLVEILNRIFTEFDVIADKYKLEKIKTIGDCYMLAGGIPVPTEDHAHKAAQAALDMLHRLDELKPELEFEFNVRIGLHTGEVVAGVIGKNKFVYDLWGDSVNTASRMESHGATGRIHVSESVYLALKDKYNFEDRNVIEVKGKGPMHTYFLQGVK; encoded by the coding sequence GTGGAAAAGAACGAAACTTCGAATTCGAAAGAACAAAATACTTTTTTCGAGCAGGAATTTAAACTTCTCTCGGATGTTCAGTCTTTTTTAGAAGATTCGAATGCCAAAGAGGATCCTAGGCAAAAGTTAAGAACGATCGTAGGATCCTACGAGGCCCTTCTCAAACAATCTTCAAAGATCATGAAGATCGGGGACTCGACCCAGCATAGACTTCTCAAAACGCAAGAAGCATTAACCGATTCTAATATAATGTTAGAGGCCGCCTATATGGACCTCAAACTTGTAACAGAGATCGGAAAAATTATCACTTCTTCCCTTGAACCTAAAATTATCATACAATCGGTTTATGAGAATACTAAGTCCATCGTTCCGATGGATGTTCTCGCTTTCGGTATTTACGACGAAGAAAAAAAAGAGATCAAATATAAGTTTTGCGTAATAGACGGGAGATATGTCCCTGCGCCTTCAGTGGATTCTTTGGAAGAGGACAATCCTTCTTCTTATTGCGTAAAACAACAGAAAGAACTGATCACTCTGGATATCGAAAAGGATTTTCCGAATTATTTAGCTGATATCAGGAAACACTTCGGAGAGAACTCCCAATCCGCATTATACTTCCCACTTAAGGTAGAAGAACGTCTGATCGGGATACTAACCGTTCACAGTTATTCTAAAAACGCATTTCAGCCCAACCAGTTGAATATCCTGAGGACCTTGGCGAACTATGTGGCGATTGGTGTAGATAACGCGGATGCTTATAGGACACTTTCCAAAAGGAACAAGGAATTAAAAGATTCTTTGGAAAAGATCGAGGTCCTGAATAAGAGCATAGAAGAAGAAAGGCAGAAGTCCGAAAACTTACTTTTAAACATTCTTCCCAGAAGTATTGCAGATCGTTTAAAGGGAGGAGAAGGTGTTATCGCTGATTATTTCCCTTCTTCTACCGTACTCTTTGCGGATATAGTTGGGTTTTCCAAACTCACAACTAAGATCCAAACTCCAACAAGACTGGTAGAGATCTTAAATCGTATTTTTACCGAATTCGATGTGATCGCAGACAAATATAAATTAGAAAAAATTAAAACGATAGGCGACTGTTATATGCTCGCGGGTGGCATCCCCGTCCCTACCGAAGACCATGCACATAAGGCAGCTCAGGCCGCATTGGACATGTTACATCGCCTGGATGAATTAAAACCTGAGCTGGAATTCGAGTTTAATGTTCGTATCGGTCTTCATACCGGAGAGGTTGTCGCAGGAGTGATCGGAAAGAACAAATTCGTTTACGATCTTTGGGGCGATTCGGTAAATACCGCTTCTAGAATGGAATCTCACGGCGCCACAGGAAGGATCCATGTTTCAGAATCCGTTTATCTTGCGTTAAAAGATAAATATAATTTCGAAGATAGGAATGTGATCGAGGTAAAAGGAAAAGGCCCGATGCACACTTACTTCCTTCAGGGTGTTAAATAA